Below is a genomic region from candidate division WOR-3 bacterium.
GCAAATGGCTGATGATGCAGAGTTCTGGGGTTCGATGAAGAATTATTATACTGGCTGGGAAGATCCGAATAAGGTATTCTATGCGAACTCTTCTTTAATGGATCCTGATTTCTGGGCACCAGGTTGGGATTGGAGTTGTTCTAATTATTTAATCAGACAGGCAATGTTTCTCTTAAGTTCAGGCATCTTCGAATGGGATGTGCTTACCTGGGAAGGATGGGAACATATCAATATTGGAGAATGGTTGAAAGTTCAGGGTGTAAATATAGAAGATCAATACCTAATAGGCAAATTAGGTCTGACGGGACCAGCAGTTGGAGCAAGTACGATGTTTGTTAACTTACTTTCTATTACAGAGTTCTATAAGGGAAGCATATATGACGTGGCAGCAGTTATACTGCATGAAGCGACACATATGCTTCAACGAAGCTATGGTTTTGAAGCCTATAGTAGAGAACTATTAGATCGAATGGAGAGACAAGCTTATAGTGTTGAAGGTTTCTATTTCTATGACATGATGAGTTCTAAAATGAAAGAAAGTTGGTTTATGGGTGCAAAAAAGTATGGATTAATTCCTTAACAACATAACAAGAACAATGTTGGTTAAAACAATCATGAAAGCTGACATTTTTAGTGCTTTAGAGAGGGGAAAAAGGTATTTCATATCAAAAATTTGTTTTATTATAATTTTATTGATCATCAACAGTTTATTTTGCGTCCGCTTTAGCAGACAACCCGATGGTGTTTTACGGATTTTTTTAAAAGAAGATTCTTTATATTCTATAAAATCAGAATATTTTGAAGCTGTTTATGTAGATTCTGTTGATTTTATCATGAATTCTTTCTATGACAGTATCTATAATATAAATTTAAAAAAAGGGGAGAAGATTCTTTTTATTTTTCAATTTAAGCATCCACGCGCAATTTTACCTGCAACAGGACAGATTGATAATTGTTTTCTCATCATAATGGATTCAATTGTTTTTGATACTGTGAGGCGTTTTGATTCGAGTTCAATAAAGGGGTTGTTTTGTAGCTACTTGATATCAACAGGTAGTGTTTCTAAAGTTAGCTCACATATAATTGGTCAGCTTGTCTTTCATGAAGAACGTGCTGACACGGTTTCTGGTGAAATAGATTTTGAAATTATAGATTATTATTTATGTCCGGAACGATTACCTTATAGTATGGTAAATAAAAAATATGCTAATGGTAAAATAATCTTTAAAGCTGTGAAGCGAAGAAAAGAAATGGTTAGTCAATATTTTGATTA
It encodes:
- a CDS encoding RHS repeat-associated core domain-containing protein → MGKEQEFTGKEWDSEMGLNYFCQRYYDPEVERFMRLDPEDSPASSPYTYCMNNPLMCVDPEGTTSMVKQWVEWQMADDAEFWGSMKNYYTGWEDPNKVFYANSSLMDPDFWAPGWDWSCSNYLIRQAMFLLSSGIFEWDVLTWEGWEHINIGEWLKVQGVNIEDQYLIGKLGLTGPAVGASTMFVNLLSITEFYKGSIYDVAAVILHEATHMLQRSYGFEAYSRELLDRMERQAYSVEGFYFYDMMSSKMKESWFMGAKKYGLIP